In Citrus sinensis cultivar Valencia sweet orange chromosome 3, DVS_A1.0, whole genome shotgun sequence, the sequence TTCCCCTTGTTAGGTGGGTTAGCAGGTTCAGTTGAAGGAGAAGGAGCACGCATAGCATTGTAGCCACTAGGTGGATTAGAAGGCTCAGGTGATGGGGAAGAAGCAGCCGTAGAATTATCAGCATTCCAATCATCCGATGGACTATCGGCCTCTGGCGAGGGAGAAGGAGAATTAGCGGAATTATGGGCATTAGTGTTATTAGATGGATCGGTGAGCTGAGGTGAAGGAGAAGGAGAAGGAGTTTCTGAGAATTCATATGTATTGTGGTGGTGGGTGTGTTTGTGTTTTATAGAGTGATGCCTTCTAGCTTGGACAGAAAGGATGAAgccaagaaaacaaatacaaaatataagtATTGATACCCTCCTAGAATAAGCCATTTTGAGCTCAATGTTCTCTGAAACCGTTCTGTTAGTAACAGAGGAGATTTGCACTTTCTTAGAAATGGTAATTTTCACTAGCACAAATTTTGCTTAGTCACCGTCAGGAACTAAACGGAAAGACTCTGAGCTGAGAAGCAATTGACAAACTGAGAGTGAATGTATTTTAAGTATAGTGAACTAAACGAATAATATTGGGAAGTTGAAAGAAGCTAGTTTGGGTAAGTGAACTCGGTGAGCACTCGAGCAACTTGCCAAATAGTATAACTAGGTTTGGCTTTGGAAATACATGCAGAATCAGAAAGGCTGAATCcctatttatataataagagCAAGCTTAGTGGAAAGAACTTTTGAAAAACTCATGGtgcattttaatattataatggGTCTTTTTTGTGGCGGGAACCATCCAATTCCACATAAGAAAGAGAGATTGGCTCTTTTTTGAGAATGTGGAGTCTGTCTGCATATGACCTTTCTGGAAAAAGGGAAACGGAATAACAAGAAATCAGATGCGTGGGCGGTTGATAAGTCCCCCATGTTCTTCCCATAACTTTCACTTTCATCGGTCCCCCATCTAGTTATTCAACTGCGTGATAATTTACAATTAGTTCAATTTCAACTGCAGTACTACTACATACCATTTTGAAAGGATAACAGGTTCAGTCCGATATTCCTgaacaaatcaacaaaatgtATACGTTAATTTCTTAATGTACAGTTCAACCCAGCTCAATAGCCATGTGCATATAGTAATTGGTTTCTAACGTTTATGGCAAAAACACATGTTTATAGGAAATTGGTCAGCTTAACATTCACACATAATTTGCATCACATGGTTACTACATACTAAACTCCGTttgaattttccttttcttttttttctaataagcTCGATAAGTACTAGCGATCTACCAGCGACAAGGGATTATCATATTCATGTATGATATTAATGTAACTAGCGAAAATTGCAAGTTATCACAGCTCTTTCACAACAAGAATGGGCGGCAGAATTAACTTCTTCCGGATAAAAACTTGCAGAAAGTAGTGGGAGAAAAAGTACTCTCTCAATGTTCTCTATGCAATGAATTAAAGGGCGGAGCAGAGACTGCATTGTGAATCATTGTTGCTTGTTTTTCGGCCATTACATGATTGAAATTCAGTTCAATCACCAGGGTCAAATTTAACAATCGAGGAGCATTTCCCTTTGGATAATGTAACATCCGAATATGGTCTCAAAGCAATATTATCTCTCTAAGCAAAGCAACCAACCACTTAACAGTTTTGAGTTCCAATATTTGATTGTGAGACAAGTAATGGCGTGGGCTGAAAGTTTTATGTTTACTTTCGGTTACGTGGCCAATCCACTTAGGAGCCTCTTCAAATACATTGCAGTTGTAGAagcacttttatttatttttgtcaccGACCAAAGTTAACGGTCAGCATTTCTCGGTTGCTTCTTCCGTTGAGAAACGATGATCTCTGGCTTTTGCCCTGCTCATTAGATGAAACTACAGAAACGGTTATTCTGGACTCTTGAGCTTAACAAAAATTCGTCTTCAGGGTTCTGAGGCCATTTCTTCAGGATTCTGGAAATTATGACTTGAATTTGATGCAGCAgtctgttttgttttgtttttttttttttaattatttttttaagagttcGTGCAACTGGATTCTCCATCTtgtgttttatatttcttaaCAACTCAGCAAGTGCTACGACTAAAAGATGCCTCATTGCTGAAGCAGGATGAAAAACGTTCAGCCCATTGCTGCTGattgtattattattctatAGATACTGTTGCATCTCATTCCAAATCTATTCATGTTAGGGACAATTCGAGTTTTTAATGGGACTGGAATCAAATCATTGAGGTCTAATTTGTGGAGTTCCATCTCTCAATGGATGGTATTCATATGTATAACAACATACTTGGTGACAATGGATTATATTAATTGGGATACTCACTtcgtaattattaattaatcacatACTAGTTAGATGTGAAAACCTTAAACCATGCTCTATATAAAGCCAATTAAAACATCTTCAAATGGTAGtgaaattgaatttggattCCATATTATCTGGTTTGTGttgattgtttaaaaaatattatattacattgtgaattttatagtaataaataatattactatttaattaatacatgTTTGTTCAATAATTAcctatcaaaattttcttaaaagtaAGCACAAAAATGTCCATGGATCATGAGCAAGTGAGAAACCAAGTCGTCAACTTCAACTCACCTTTAGTGGCTTATCCTAAGTAATGATGTTTCAAACCACTGTAGCCTGTTGGCGTGCACCcaagacaaataataataataataacaatatgaTCTCAAGTCCACCATCTCACTCTCATAGGTCGGCCGCAGCTGCAATTCATAACTCATAATCGATTCCTTCGCGTGAATAAAAAACGCACCTGCTGACTAATTAGACAACTTGAAAGGCTGAGCTCCTTTCCTTTCTTCACATCATATAACACCAACTAGTGCCGTggcataaatattaatatatagttCCTTTCATACAAGGATAAAGATAGTGTCATGCTATAAACTCGAAGATCATGTATCAtgtttctttcatttaatatCTTGGAAACCATATTCTATTCATTCATGACAACATTTTAAAACATGCATCTTTCTAATGTTAGTACTTGGCATCTATTTCTAAATGAATATATAGCGCATTAttaatcaacataaaaaaagttttgaggGATAATCTTAGGGCACTCTCGGGAACATTCAGTTCTATCATAATATTAGTCCAATAAATTCGTGGGAGGAAAACAACATATGGTTTCCAATTGACATTACAATCTGGTCAGCATATCCATTGAATTATCGTGTGAATATTAAGCAGACTCTTCTCCATCTGCTTTCtacaaacaaagaaagataagaatataaatgctaaaaaaatcaataaacgGAACAAATGAACTAAGGGTTACGAAACAAATAGCACAGCTTTTCCATATTTTCACTTGATACAGGCCACTAGCTACATCTCTACAGCAGatcaaatatttatgcaaaGCTGCAACCTGCAaggagcaggcttcaactttTGGAGAACCAAATCACAAACCAAGGAAGGCACACTGTTTTCTTGCATGCTCAGGGATCAGCTTCACCAACATATCCACGGGCACACCCTTCAgttctaataaaaaaacaaccaACAATCCCATTCAAAACTAAGCACGCAATAAACaggaggaaaaaagaaatcagcAGAAGATTTCATTCAAGTAAAAGTTCATTACCATGAGGCTTAAAGTTAAACAATGGTGGAAGAAAGCGTCCATTTGGGAGTCGGGTATTAGGATCACGTAGTTCATCAAAGAAgggatgaatcaaagcttccaACTGCATCAAACTTAAAGTTCTATTAGAACAGATTTGAAGtatagataaaaaaacaagagTGGTGgctgttaaaaatgaaaattaatcacACAGCTCATAAGAGAATTTGTACTCACTGCTGTGCTCCGAAGATTGGGAGAGTACTGCAGTAGTCTAGAGACAAGATCTACAGCTTCTGGGGGCATACGCTTCTGGAATATCTGAAGAACAAAGCTATTTAGCAAATCTATTCTCATATGCTAGTAGAAACCACAAGTGATGTGCATAGTACCTTGTGCCACGGGTGAGCTTTGATTTGGGGAAATTTAAACTCAGTGTAGTTTGGATTCATGCACTTTATTTCTTCCCTAGTTGGAGTACCTAAAACCTGCACAGGAATgatataatttatcaaaagacgaggaaaatacaatataataagAGAAAAGACACAACAGGCATCCAGCTTGATCAAACTAAGGATCTTTTTGATGTTgccaacaaagaaaagaaattccttGGATCAATATCAAACTATTTGTCGCATGTTACAAGGCAAAAACCTTATCATTGACCATCATTCTCAAAGAGAATTTAGGAGGCCCAACAATAAGGAATCACTAGAATGCCAAATTGCAGCCCTATAAATTCAGACGCTAGCTTCAAATAGCTTTAAGTAGAGTCATTAGGCAGCTTTTATTGATAAAGAAATTTCAGTGTGTAAAATTACCTTGATGATTTCCACAAGCTGGTCTACACCGCTCTCGCCAGGGAAAAGAGGCTGGCACCAAAAGAGACAAATTGCATGTTACATATAGAAAAGAATTTCCAAAAGTACAGCAATTCAACCATAGAGAATGAAGCTATCCTACCTGTCCCAGTAGCAGTTCAGCCAAAACGCAGCCGGCAGACCAGATATCAATTGCTGCGGTGTACTCAGTTGCACCAAATATAAGTTCAGGTGCTCGATAGTATCTTGAACATATGTAAGAGATATTTGGTTCCCCCTTTACCTGTCAGTCAACATTAAATCAGCAATCAGTATGATCAGTCACACAATGAAAAAGAACACTGATAAATCTATGATGCTAAAGCACATACCAGAACTTTTGCACTTCCAAAGTCACACAATTTCAGCTGGTGGGTATGTGGATTGACCTGTTAccgaaaaaaaggaaaaagaattgtTACAGTCAAATgaccaaaatttaaatatatatgtatacaggtagaaaaacaaaaatattcacaataaGACACCAATTAAAGGTACCATACCAGTAAATTTTGAGGCTTTATGTCCCTGTGGCAAACTCCAATAGTGTTATGGATGTAAGCAAGTGCTCTACATATCTGCAGACgcataagaaataaagcttCATGTCAGAACAAATTGAAAGTGATAAAGATCAAACAAAGCAAAAGTGACCGCTTATAACTCCAAAAGTATATTACATAAATcgtgataaaataaatagacaaCAAAAACTCATGGGACTATTAACAATGGCCGGTAATAGAAGAATAGAATCTGAATGcagcaaaaaacaaaataaaccaGTTCGTCATTCTCACCtgataaaagtaaagtttgacGTAAATCAATGGCATCCTTTGGCTCATTTTATAGTGATGTTTGATCACCCGGTGAACGGTCTCCGGAACATACTCAAGAACAAGGTTAAGATATAGCTCATCCTTTTCAGTTGTTGAAAAGAAACAGTGCTTCAGGGACACAACATTTGGGTGGTCCAGAAGACGCATGGTTTGCAGCTCCCGGTTCTTGTACCTCTTGTCCTGAAGAACCTTCTTTATTGCAACAGCTTCACCAGTCTCTAAGCACTTAGCCTGTATAAGTAAACCCACAACAAAGGCAGCAGAATAAGAGGAATGCCAAACCTTGACCGAACATAAAATCAGATGCAACCCCCGAGTTTTAAAAGACCCAACTATGATTGCCAATCGGCAGCTAGATTACCTGGAAAACTACTCCAAAAGATCCATGGCCAACAACACGTTCAGCCATGTAGCTTATTGTCTACAATAATAAGAAGGCCACACATATCAGTacaagaaaaagcaaataaaaactgaacagcattttctgaaaaacaaaagtaaaccTGTTTGGGCTGCCCATTTTTACCCCCAATAGTGGTGACAATTATATGACCCGCTTCCGTCCCATTACCATCAACCACAGTTGCTTCCATTTCctgcataaaatttaatagctttcaagtaagtaaaaaaaaaagattgtcaCGAAGCAGCAAAAAatcaacaagaagaaaaaaaatcatataccTTGTCATCCCTAATTTTCATGTCATTCATCTCCTCGGGTAACCTATCAACACCGACTGTATTTCCAGAAGCAGGTACTACACTAACAGAAGCCATTctaaagaaataacaaaaccTTCCACCCCCTTCCAAATTCACCTTCACTAATTAATAACTCACCTGCAGAAGCAGTAACAATCAGCGGTTTAAGCAAATCAATACAAGACACATCAGAAAATTCAGTAAATAGTAAATGGTATCCACATTCACATCAAACCAGGTTACTCTCAAAATCTGGATGGAAGTTCACACCGCACTGGAAAAAATGTGCACCTACTTTACAAAGCTAACAGTTTCAATCTATTTACCCGCAAAGATCTAAAAAtgcacataataataataataataaaatggaaaagaaaataaaagtaatagaAACAATGTGAAAATTACCGATCGGGTGAAAAAATTGGGTAGATCCATAAGCGCaataactaaaaagaaaaaattaaaaaggtaaATTGTTCGGCTTTCAGATAAATGGATCTGTATACTGTGATAGGGGAAATGCTGTGAAGtgataaagagagagagagagagagagagagagaagggagaggagttttttgtttggtttggtcTGTTCTTTTGACTGATTGAGCGAATGGTGGCAAGTGGAAAATGGCAATGCtattggtggtggtggtggtgacaCAGGCGGTGAGTGAGTCAACAACGGCAGACACACGGAGCCCAACACcattctattttatttgtttatgtccttcattttgtttcttctttttgaccGTTCAAACCTCCCCTGGGCCCCCACCTCCTCCCCTTTCATCATTTTCGAGTCGCCTCTCCAGTCTCCACTCCGTCTCCCTACttgcttttctctcttttccctttttttacttatttttaatgtggaCTGGTCAACTGCAGCAGCAATAGGCAATGTATTATTTGCTACGCCAGTTGACCCAATAGCCcatcatatattatttgctaCGCCCTCcgcatttctttcttttgagttttgagttcaggtgatttctttttctttttctttttctttttttagttttgttttcagttttttttttcattaacaaaaatctatggaattgtttttttaaatgacaTCTTTTGGAGATGTCTTCATATTAATGTTTCTAAGAATTTTCAGATCTGATGGAAGATATGgatatattgttttatttagtttttttattgttctaaatatatatatatatatatatataatattttagaatttttattgacAGAAGAcatctttcttttaaaattctaagaCAATAGTTTTGGAAACAACATATCTTTGGTAGGAAGTAGGATCACACATATTAGTACATTACTTTATGTATTACTACCtgatgatgaatttttttaaatttataatataatatttatcaattaaataatagaataatataattaattcacttaaaattttactaaaaatcaTTAACTATTGAATAAATAGTTCATATAACCTTTCAATTactaaaaattacataaattttgaatgcTTATACTTTACTCTAGTTCATATAGCCTACATGTAAAGTTTGTATACTCAAAATCAATCATATaccaaatctttataaaatttaaagaatcaTTAACGCAATCGAAAGTCTAATTATACCTCCTATTTGGTCAAACACTCTTACATAAACCTTATTGTTCGATTCAGTGATGGAAGACCGACATTAACAAAGTTTTATATTTGGCAATAgactttattattaaaggAACACGAGCCCTTTTTTCTCCTCTATCTCTTTTTAccatcaacataaataaaattgaaataagtggtgtccagttttttttttttttttttctaataatcttcagatattttacaatttggTACTTATTGCCTTGACCATTCAACTCTCATGCTCAGCACCGGCTCACAGCCTTGATGGCTGCGATTAATTGCAGTTCCACTTATTAGAATAATCGAAGGCGCGCCTTTTTGCCGCTCTGGAAACGGGAAACTAGACTTTCAGACGTTTGTTTATTGGAATAATTAGGATAaaatgtttcttttattttttaagtcttATAATTTCGacctattatttaatattatttttttttttattatcttataatgatcgtttgttattttttatccaCATGCCACcgctttgaagaaatttcgttcaaggaaattgaaaatcatcatcatgTTATTGTGTATCAGCATTAGAGGGTGCgatctaaatttaaattaaaattcattgatCACAAGTCTTAATTTATACCACTTCCAAGGGCAACTAATATAGTGCAGTTTCCGATACCCAGACCACGTGGAATTGGTCTCCCTCGTGCCGCTCGTGgcgagattttttattttatttttaaatataagagTTTTGACGGGGCAGCTACCTTATGGATTTTGTAAGGTACGCCCACCCCAAAATAAGTGAAATGGAGGTGGAGTTAGGTGGACTACACTCCATTTTTATTAGAGGGGCATACCTTACATAATCTATAAGGTAagtttaaactatttttttacacctcttcaaaattttcttaaaatacccctataaatctttcaatttCCTGGTACTTTCTCACTTTTATAATTCCTTTGAagtctctatatatatatatactcgCTTCAAACTTtctctattatttaatttctaaagaaaagaaaaatctaacgaaaaaagttaaaagaatcTTACTCCTAGTATATTTAGACACATAGGGGTAGTgtgcaataattaatttgaaaaaattatttgtagtgAAAGTCTTTCTATAATGtcgtaattaaaattatgacacCAATACtgtaatttaacataaattttgtaaatgaaacataaaacatgtaaATTTAAcgtaaaacttgtaaatcaacaataaatgtaagacaaaatataaattatgtaaatagaACATAAGTCTTGTAAATGaaaggtaaaacaagtaaattaatataagagtaGTAAATTAGTGCAATACTagtcaacaaaacaaaaacttatagatataatataaaacttgtaaatcaatgcaaagtgtaaaataaaacataaattaagtaaataaaatataagatttgtaaatagaaggtaaaataagtaaatcaaTATAAGAgtagtaaattgatgtattattggtaaataaaataaaaagctatagatattttaaaaaaaaacctataaatcaacattaagtgtaaaacaaaacataaatgaTGCAAATGGAACATAATGCTtataaatgaaagataaaataagtaaattgaCATACGAGTGGTAAATTTACATAtcattagtaaataaaacaaaaacttattaatgtaacataaaacttataaatcaacattaaatgtaaaataaaacataacacTTGCAAATAGaatgtaaaataagtaaattaacatagaagtggtaaattgatgtattattggtaaataaaacataaacttatagatataaaataaaacttgcaaattaatataagatatgtgaataaaaagcaaaacaaacaaattaacatGGTAGTGATAAAATAATGCATTATTGGTAAGcataacataaatttacaTAAGTAACCTAAAACTTGTGAATCaacattaagtataaaataacatataaattatataaatagaataaaagacttgtaaataaaatgtaaaataagtaaatattataagagtaattgaaaaataaaacttacagacataaaataaaaactcattataataataattgccTTACATatgttctatttttatttctaaattgaataatgataattttagatttatgtAATACATGTGATGATAcatgtgaaattttatttaggataaaatttattctcaaagttaaattttgaatttttttttcaaaattatttgtaagatgattgattttgtttccttttaaaCCTCATCGATAGCAGCTTTAAATGATCTTTTAGCATAAGTAAGAAGCAAAGCTTTAAAACTATATGAAATacgtataaaattaaaattagatccaagtttattgatattttatatatgtctaGTAATATAAGaaggtgtttttattttgtttcggCTCGATccatattaagaaaaatgattttacttaattatcttgtatagtaaacaaatattatgacagaaaaaaaaaagtttataaatgTCATAGCATGAATATAGAACTTATGATTAAACTAATTCAGTAaaacttatttcaatttttttcaatacaatttttttgttttcaattgatgAGAAACTTTTTCCTCTgctcaataaattaaataagtaaactattttctaaaattaaagtttaatgttaatttataatttttatattattttttacaagtttttgttttgtttgtaattttaaaacactAATTTACcactcttatattaatttacttattttacctttcaTTTACTAATCTTGtgtgtaatttataatatttatatttatcacgGCATCATAGAATTTTCCTTGTAGTGGAacttttgtgtttgttttcgattaaagaaattaattatttattacacaaGTTTTGTTTCCCCACTGCATtggatttataattaaaaaaatcatacatCTATAAGAATAACAGACTgaaagagagaggaaaaaaaaatacaagtggagttaatttaattatattcgtGCGTAAATGTAATTGTAAGAGAATATGAGTTTTATGAGGCTAATGGCCAATGGGGGTGCCAATTATTCAACTCTAAATGAAAAAATCTAGACAAGACAATATTGCAACGTAAGTATTCAAACTTCCAAAGGCCATGAATCCCCccgaaatttgaattattggcACTCCTAAGTCAAGAGGtatccattttttaaaaaactaatcttaagttattttacaatcttgggcaatatatatattaatatataatatctatatatatagtgaCAGAATTCAAAAATCTACTAAGTATTACTTTGAAAACGTACTGctgaaaacatatatattttatctaaatatttcaaaagaaaaggagaactTGACGGACTCAAACTGACATTCTACGATAGATGGTCTTGGGTAGGACGTcccattttaaataaaaaaaatcgcAATCGTTCATAAACTTGTTACTGTGCTTCTCTTTAATCTTTAGTCCTAGTGGTGGGTGGTCGCGGTTGCagatcttttttgttttcaatgatTTGAAAGTCCAAGCCGCGTTCCTGCGACTATTATCAGTCTAAGATTTCACTTGACCTGGAAATTTTCTGCGTAATTCGTGCACTATAATGGACCAAATCAAATTGTTTAATGTCACATGAGTTGGTGTTGGATGATAAATTTTGGTAACACCCAGTTAGCAAGTGTCATGTGGCGTGATTTAGTGGTtcttagataaaaaattaaattaccaaaatttcccttcaaaaataatttgaacgTTAATGGAGTTGTTAATTGCAGAGCCAAAAAGGGCTAAAAACATATGAAAGGATCATTGGAGGACGCCCAGAAGGAGCATGAAGGaaacaaaatctaaaagaTAGAAGGGGGACCACAAAGGTCGTCGTATAATGTAATTGGATTCGGGATATATCCCTCCTTTGTCGCCTCCCTTGTAGTCGCTCGCTTGCAGCCACACCAGTCGGTAGGGGGCCACTGAAGAGGTCGCCAATAAGAGTACGCCAATTGGGAAGAAATGAAACTATGATTGGTCCAACTCAACGTTGGCAACGGCAGTTACCTGTGGATTAATATAACGGAGGGACTCTAAAATCTCTCTACGAACAGAAAACGAGGCGTGACGCTGTCGATGGAGCCTCCGCG encodes:
- the LOC102619073 gene encoding shaggy-related protein kinase alpha, whose amino-acid sequence is MASVSVVPASGNTVGVDRLPEEMNDMKIRDDKEMEATVVDGNGTEAGHIIVTTIGGKNGQPKQTISYMAERVVGHGSFGVVFQAKCLETGEAVAIKKVLQDKRYKNRELQTMRLLDHPNVVSLKHCFFSTTEKDELYLNLVLEYVPETVHRVIKHHYKMSQRMPLIYVKLYFYQICRALAYIHNTIGVCHRDIKPQNLLVNPHTHQLKLCDFGSAKVLVKGEPNISYICSRYYRAPELIFGATEYTAAIDIWSAGCVLAELLLGQPLFPGESGVDQLVEIIKVLGTPTREEIKCMNPNYTEFKFPQIKAHPWHKIFQKRMPPEAVDLVSRLLQYSPNLRSTALEALIHPFFDELRDPNTRLPNGRFLPPLFNFKPHELKGVPVDMLVKLIPEHARKQCAFLGL